One part of the bacterium genome encodes these proteins:
- a CDS encoding ClpX C4-type zinc finger protein, whose amino-acid sequence MTDKKKKVISLANARDKEKTSDKSIEKQDKKEAQEMVYCSFCGRPNHMVIKMVKGPGVNICSECIMVCVQYFMMEDRIPSSEVQKILDSFWQGVKK is encoded by the coding sequence ATGACTGATAAGAAAAAGAAAGTTATTTCTCTTGCCAATGCGCGGGATAAAGAAAAAACATCCGACAAAAGCATTGAAAAACAAGATAAAAAAGAAGCTCAGGAAATGGTCTACTGTTCATTTTGCGGCAGACCGAACCATATGGTCATAAAAATGGTAAAAGGACCCGGTGTAAATATTTGCTCAGAATGTATAATGGTCTGTGTGCAATACTTCATGATGGAAGATCGCATTCCCTCTTCGGAGGTACAAAAAATTCTGGACAGTTTCTGGCAAGGTGTTAAAAAATAA
- a CDS encoding HEAT repeat domain-containing protein, giving the protein MAIKSINRKKKNEKTFEELVHDLKVSNSEKVRYNAARVLGELSNAEAVEPLIEALKHDKNGSVRLYAARALGELGDIDATQPLISSLREDRNVDVRVRAARALGRLGGEEVVTPLVEALNDENSQVCVTATDALIEIGDIAVEALITSLVHEKINVRCDATRALGELGSTKAVEHIIKMLKDEWVNVRIYAVTSLGKLGDVEAVPALIEVLQNTQENELVRAGAAAALGVLRDQRALLPLRELIMKAEELGELEDTALKAFKKIMAANWQNVPGAINKKMAVAK; this is encoded by the coding sequence ATGGCTATTAAATCAATAAACAGAAAGAAAAAAAATGAGAAAACTTTTGAAGAGTTAGTACATGACTTAAAAGTCAGTAACTCAGAAAAAGTTCGCTACAATGCCGCAAGAGTTTTAGGCGAATTAAGCAATGCCGAAGCTGTTGAACCATTAATTGAAGCATTAAAACATGATAAAAATGGCTCAGTCAGATTATATGCAGCAAGAGCTCTTGGTGAACTGGGAGACATTGATGCTACTCAACCGTTAATTTCTTCACTTAGAGAAGATCGTAACGTTGATGTAAGAGTTAGAGCCGCTCGTGCTCTTGGTCGTCTTGGCGGCGAAGAAGTTGTTACCCCTTTAGTAGAAGCTCTTAATGACGAAAATAGTCAGGTTTGCGTTACAGCAACTGATGCGCTTATCGAAATTGGCGATATTGCTGTAGAAGCACTGATTACTTCTCTCGTTCATGAAAAAATTAACGTAAGATGTGATGCAACAAGAGCACTCGGTGAGCTTGGCAGCACAAAAGCTGTTGAACATATTATTAAAATGCTTAAAGACGAGTGGGTAAACGTAAGAATTTACGCTGTTACTTCACTTGGTAAATTAGGCGATGTTGAAGCAGTTCCTGCACTTATCGAAGTATTGCAGAATACTCAGGAAAACGAACTTGTTAGAGCCGGTGCGGCTGCTGCACTTGGTGTGCTTCGCGACCAGAGAGCTTTATTACCGCTCAGAGAGCTTATAATGAAAGCTGAAGAGCTTGGCGAATTAGAAGATACTGCTTTAAAAGCTTTCAAAAAAATTATGGCGGCTAATTGGCAAAATGTTCCAGGCGCTATAAATAAAAAAATGGCAGTTGCCAAGTAA
- a CDS encoding ATP-binding protein, producing MQETLKNISIDSIISLYRASDEFLLMLDANNNIIFLNNNAKNLFGDIKKIEEIEHFFSFNVCILDREKFFDYNPIREVINSNILFSAETLFQIDSNLYKNLNMRSFSIQNSKIIILSDFTEKIQNISLKNRIKENEKTIEKLEKENKEFSELKEKAQTLAIRTGLINKISNKIRDGFDIDEIIQTAVEEISKTLDLSQGFYAAVLNGQKELIVKHSWVSENEKFTEIHKINPDKDDLLKKSIKNKASNTSAVIVDNDTGESRSKLITPIIYNNEILGILSFLHAVSKKHWHKEEITMIEGISAQLASAINQAKLFNELEEQKLDLEKALLELKQTQSQLIQSEKMASLGQLVAGVAHEINTPMGSIKSNNDIFIKCIQKIKTVSSESEMTKYSEILDDTLKVNAEAIKRINSIVKALKNFARLDEAEYKETDIHEGIKSTLMLINHEIKGKIRIIEEFGNLPLINCYPNQLNQVFMNILVNACQSIEKTGSIKIKTENYDDKIKIIISDTGKGIPEGHLERIFDPGFTTKGVGIGTGLGLSICYRIIEQHKGSIKVESLEGRGSVFTIEMPKN from the coding sequence ATGCAGGAAACCCTTAAAAACATTTCCATAGATTCAATAATAAGCCTTTATAGAGCCTCGGATGAGTTTCTGTTGATGCTTGATGCAAATAACAATATAATTTTTCTCAATAACAATGCTAAAAATCTATTTGGCGATATAAAAAAAATAGAAGAAATTGAACATTTTTTTTCTTTTAATGTTTGTATTCTTGATAGGGAAAAGTTTTTTGACTATAACCCGATTCGTGAAGTTATAAATTCCAATATTTTATTTAGTGCGGAAACTTTATTTCAGATTGACAGCAATTTATACAAAAATTTAAACATGAGAAGTTTTAGTATTCAGAACAGTAAAATCATAATTTTATCGGATTTTACAGAAAAAATTCAAAATATATCTTTAAAAAACCGAATTAAAGAAAATGAAAAAACGATTGAAAAGCTTGAAAAGGAAAATAAAGAATTTTCTGAATTAAAAGAAAAAGCACAAACTCTCGCTATAAGAACAGGCTTAATTAACAAAATATCAAATAAAATCAGGGATGGCTTTGATATAGATGAAATTATACAAACAGCTGTAGAAGAAATTTCGAAAACTCTTGATTTAAGTCAAGGCTTTTATGCCGCTGTTTTAAACGGACAGAAAGAGTTAATAGTTAAACATTCCTGGGTTTCGGAAAACGAAAAATTTACAGAAATCCATAAAATTAACCCTGATAAAGATGATTTGTTAAAAAAATCAATTAAAAACAAGGCTTCAAATACTTCAGCTGTAATCGTAGACAACGATACAGGAGAATCCCGATCAAAACTTATAACTCCTATCATTTATAATAACGAAATTCTGGGTATTCTGTCTTTTCTTCATGCCGTATCAAAAAAGCACTGGCATAAAGAAGAGATAACCATGATTGAAGGTATATCAGCGCAGCTTGCCTCTGCAATTAATCAGGCAAAATTGTTTAATGAACTTGAAGAACAAAAACTTGATCTTGAGAAAGCGCTTTTGGAATTAAAACAAACCCAATCTCAACTTATACAATCGGAAAAAATGGCTTCTCTTGGTCAACTGGTGGCAGGAGTGGCTCATGAAATAAATACCCCTATGGGTTCAATTAAAAGCAATAACGATATTTTTATAAAATGTATTCAGAAAATCAAAACAGTTTCTTCTGAGTCGGAAATGACAAAATATTCAGAAATACTTGACGATACGTTAAAAGTAAACGCAGAGGCGATAAAAAGAATTAATTCTATAGTAAAGGCTTTGAAAAACTTTGCGCGTCTTGACGAAGCTGAATATAAAGAAACAGACATTCATGAAGGAATAAAAAGCACTTTAATGCTTATTAACCACGAGATTAAAGGGAAAATCCGAATAATTGAAGAATTCGGAAACCTGCCGTTGATAAATTGTTATCCAAACCAGCTAAATCAGGTGTTTATGAATATTCTTGTAAATGCCTGTCAAAGCATAGAAAAAACAGGTTCGATAAAAATAAAAACAGAAAATTATGACGATAAAATTAAAATAATAATTTCCGATACAGGTAAAGGGATTCCTGAAGGACATCTGGAGCGTATTTTTGATCCCGGATTTACAACAAAAGGTGTTGGAATCGGGACAGGGCTGGGGCTTTCTATATGTTATCGAATAATAGAACAGCACAAAGGCTCTATAAAGGTAGAAAGCCTTGAGGGGAGGGGCTCAGTATTTACTATAGAAATGCCAAAAAATTAG
- the trxA gene encoding thioredoxin has protein sequence MSNALEVNDTSFDQEVKQSEILALVDFWAPWCGPCRKIAPIIDEISEEYKGRLKVVKVNTDENVRIAQEYSISGIPSILIFKNGEAVERLVGLMQKSTLISSIEKYL, from the coding sequence ATGTCAAATGCTTTAGAAGTGAACGATACAAGTTTTGACCAGGAAGTAAAACAATCAGAAATCCTTGCTTTAGTTGATTTCTGGGCTCCATGGTGTGGACCTTGCAGAAAAATCGCCCCTATAATAGATGAAATTTCCGAAGAATACAAAGGACGCCTTAAAGTTGTTAAAGTTAACACCGATGAAAACGTCCGTATTGCTCAGGAATACAGTATAAGCGGAATTCCAAGCATATTGATTTTCAAAAACGGCGAAGCTGTCGAAAGATTAGTCGGGCTTATGCAAAAATCCACTTTAATCAGCAGTATCGAAAAATATTTATAA
- a CDS encoding LptF/LptG family permease, whose amino-acid sequence MKKINLALTDKYILKQLVETFLLGVVVFTSLMFASDQFLYLVKQISAYGIPFGVAMKTVILQLPYIVVFTIPMGILLATILTFNKLSTNCELTIMRACGISLTRLAIPVLVFSFSLAIFSFLVNEFVVPAANMKAKSLMMQAIAQKNLPEGKSNFSFQELDQNKQIKRLFYISNYKHKKMKGVTVLDLSKPDVIQVIQSKYGVTNPAYWEFDKAAMYTISNSGKIMNTVVFDSMQLDSNLNLSEIQKDHKARELNFFELAKYIKTKAKEIEPQQVAFLKVMLYEKIALPVTSFLVVLIGIPLAISPPRAKVNRGLLFSIIVIFCYYIIRAVSSSLGEAQILEPFIAAWLPNFMVLSIGTFLFYRKAYMV is encoded by the coding sequence ATGAAAAAAATAAATTTGGCTTTAACGGATAAATATATATTAAAACAGCTTGTAGAAACTTTTTTGCTTGGAGTAGTAGTATTTACCTCTCTTATGTTCGCGTCAGACCAGTTTTTGTATCTGGTAAAACAAATATCAGCTTATGGAATCCCTTTTGGTGTTGCCATGAAAACAGTTATACTTCAGCTTCCTTATATCGTAGTTTTTACAATTCCTATGGGGATACTGCTTGCGACAATCCTGACGTTTAATAAATTAAGTACCAACTGTGAATTAACAATAATGAGAGCGTGCGGGATTAGTTTAACAAGACTTGCCATTCCTGTTCTTGTTTTCAGTTTTTCACTGGCAATATTCAGTTTTCTGGTAAATGAATTTGTCGTGCCTGCAGCTAACATGAAAGCAAAAAGTCTGATGATGCAAGCAATAGCACAAAAAAATCTCCCCGAAGGAAAATCAAATTTCTCATTTCAGGAGCTTGATCAGAATAAACAGATTAAAAGACTTTTTTATATAAGTAACTATAAACATAAAAAAATGAAGGGTGTTACAGTTTTGGATTTGTCAAAACCTGATGTGATACAGGTTATCCAATCAAAATACGGCGTTACAAATCCTGCATACTGGGAATTTGACAAGGCGGCAATGTATACAATCTCTAACTCGGGAAAAATTATGAATACAGTTGTCTTTGATTCAATGCAGCTTGATTCAAATTTAAATCTTTCCGAAATACAAAAAGACCATAAAGCAAGAGAACTTAATTTCTTTGAGCTTGCCAAGTACATAAAAACAAAAGCTAAAGAAATTGAACCGCAGCAAGTCGCTTTTCTTAAAGTAATGCTTTATGAAAAAATTGCACTGCCTGTAACTTCCTTTCTTGTTGTATTAATAGGTATTCCTTTAGCTATAAGCCCTCCGCGTGCAAAGGTCAACAGGGGATTGTTATTCAGCATTATCGTGATTTTCTGTTACTACATTATTAGGGCTGTTTCATCTTCTCTTGGAGAAGCTCAAATTCTTGAACCGTTCATTGCAGCATGGCTGCCGAATTTTATGGTTTTATCCATAGGAACTTTTTTGTTCTATAGAAAAGCTTATATGGTTTAG
- a CDS encoding carbonic anhydrase, with protein MIKAKEALEKLIKGNERFASGNFEKPNRCNIRRGELLGGQTPFAAILSCSDSRTPGEIVFDQGLGDLFVVRVAGNILAEEVIGSLAYAVNDLDVNLVIVMGHDHCGAVTAALNDDNKCIYVKSLIDKIKPLISSHNTLDDLEKITKRNVKNVVSQLKSLNVVFNNKISDGKLEIIGAYYDLQTGKVDFGD; from the coding sequence TTGATAAAAGCTAAAGAAGCTCTTGAAAAACTTATTAAAGGCAATGAGAGATTTGCTTCAGGAAATTTTGAAAAACCGAACAGGTGTAATATTAGAAGAGGAGAACTCCTTGGGGGGCAAACACCTTTTGCGGCTATTCTTAGCTGTTCTGATTCGAGAACACCCGGTGAAATAGTATTTGATCAGGGGCTTGGTGATCTTTTTGTCGTCAGGGTTGCAGGAAATATCCTTGCGGAAGAAGTTATCGGAAGTCTTGCTTATGCGGTTAATGATCTTGATGTAAACCTTGTAATTGTTATGGGACACGACCATTGCGGAGCAGTTACCGCCGCATTAAATGACGATAATAAATGTATTTATGTGAAAAGTCTTATTGATAAAATTAAACCGCTAATTTCCAGTCATAATACGTTGGATGATCTTGAAAAAATAACAAAAAGAAATGTTAAAAACGTTGTTAGTCAGCTAAAAAGCCTTAATGTGGTTTTTAATAATAAAATTTCCGATGGAAAACTTGAAATTATCGGTGCATATTATGATCTTCAAACAGGTAAAGTCGATTTTGGCGACTAA
- a CDS encoding branched-chain amino acid transaminase translates to MTEYVFMDGEFVQESNAKISVKTHAFLYGTSIFEGIRAYWNEEEKQLYVFRMREHYERLHRSARIMLMKPAYSVDEMCNLTIELLRKNAPQTDTYIRPTMYKSAQAIGPKLTGPDSFLVFTCPLGNYVDVTKGLSVCVSSWRRLDDNMIPPRAKVGGAYANTALIITEALNAGYDEALVLSSEGHVSEGSAMNFFLVENGKLITSPITDNILIGITRDAVKQIAQNEFGLEVVERPIDRTELYISDEAFYCGTGAQISPITKIDSRPLGNGEIGPITKKIQDLYFEIVRGKVDKYKNWCTSIYDN, encoded by the coding sequence ATGACTGAATATGTTTTTATGGATGGTGAATTTGTACAGGAAAGTAACGCTAAAATTAGCGTAAAAACTCATGCTTTTCTTTACGGAACTTCAATATTTGAAGGAATAAGAGCTTATTGGAATGAAGAAGAAAAACAGCTTTATGTCTTCAGAATGCGCGAACATTATGAAAGACTTCACAGAAGCGCAAGAATAATGCTAATGAAGCCTGCTTATTCAGTTGATGAAATGTGTAATTTGACAATCGAGCTTTTAAGAAAAAATGCGCCCCAAACTGATACTTATATAAGACCGACTATGTACAAAAGCGCTCAGGCAATCGGACCTAAGCTTACAGGACCGGATTCATTTCTGGTATTTACATGTCCTTTAGGCAATTATGTAGATGTTACAAAAGGTTTAAGTGTTTGCGTATCCAGTTGGAGAAGGCTTGATGATAATATGATTCCTCCAAGAGCTAAAGTCGGCGGAGCTTATGCAAATACGGCCCTTATTATAACCGAGGCTCTAAATGCAGGATATGATGAAGCATTAGTGCTTTCAAGCGAAGGGCATGTTTCTGAAGGAAGTGCAATGAACTTTTTCCTTGTTGAAAACGGCAAACTTATCACTTCACCAATAACCGATAATATTTTAATCGGAATTACAAGGGATGCTGTGAAACAAATAGCTCAAAATGAATTTGGTCTTGAAGTTGTAGAAAGACCAATAGACAGAACGGAGTTATATATTTCTGATGAAGCTTTCTATTGCGGAACAGGAGCGCAGATTAGCCCGATAACCAAAATAGATTCAAGACCTTTAGGCAACGGAGAAATCGGTCCTATAACCAAAAAGATTCAGGATTTATATTTTGAAATAGTAAGAGGCAAGGTCGACAAGTACAAAAACTGGTGTACGTCTATTTATGATAATTAA
- a CDS encoding ABC transporter permease — MIIKFIGACVINLYKALKCIFQGKISLKRTIFQASVIGYDSLPIALTISMVAGAVLSLQISQQFMLTGADSYIGGLVSLAITREMAPIFAALAIGARAGTAMTAEIGNMCVTEQVDALKVLKVDPIGYLLVPRMLAGIVVVPLVTIIAEFMGIVGGMFVANNAVALHPYMYIKSVWLYSNTYDIKSSLVKAAVFGVLITVICVTHGLQTKGGAREVGISTTKAAIWTAVAIPVFDLLLSWMFFA, encoded by the coding sequence ATGATAATTAAGTTTATCGGCGCATGTGTAATAAACCTTTATAAAGCCCTTAAATGTATTTTTCAGGGCAAAATCAGCCTCAAAAGAACTATTTTTCAGGCATCCGTAATAGGTTATGATTCATTGCCCATAGCTTTAACGATTTCTATGGTTGCAGGAGCGGTTTTATCGCTACAAATTTCGCAGCAATTTATGCTTACAGGCGCTGATTCTTATATTGGCGGACTTGTTTCGCTCGCAATAACAAGAGAAATGGCGCCCATCTTTGCAGCGCTTGCAATAGGAGCAAGAGCAGGAACTGCAATGACAGCAGAAATAGGCAATATGTGTGTAACAGAGCAGGTAGATGCCTTGAAAGTCTTAAAAGTTGACCCGATTGGCTACCTTCTTGTTCCAAGAATGCTTGCAGGAATTGTCGTTGTTCCTCTGGTAACAATAATTGCAGAATTTATGGGAATTGTCGGTGGAATGTTTGTTGCCAACAATGCTGTTGCCCTGCATCCGTATATGTATATTAAATCTGTATGGCTTTATTCAAATACTTATGATATTAAGTCAAGCCTTGTAAAAGCAGCTGTCTTTGGGGTTCTCATTACTGTTATTTGCGTAACTCACGGTTTGCAGACAAAAGGCGGGGCAAGGGAAGTCGGGATTTCTACAACAAAGGCTGCCATCTGGACAGCCGTTGCAATTCCTGTTTTTGATCTTCTCTTAAGCTGGATGTTTTTCGCTTAA
- a CDS encoding 4-alpha-glucanotransferase has translation MSIFTCKDPSAREKTEIKKAIQKALKVLNKKNLSMIVHGPSFPSSEGQDYGIGSPNTRGGQSFMAFLSDLGFNGIQLGPEGKTKSIDASPYIGTMFSNNPLFIDLYQLTQKDFSGILSFETFDKIVNNNPSQHNRVAYGYIYKNSDSALREAFNNFKKKLSEGDSSVKKLNNKLQEFVKKNQYWLEKDALYEAISIKHGNDYWPMWTDELDKNLFNAEGKFSGSDVQNRIAELKNNQKDEIEYYEFVQFISDFQKQTTKSFVLNNKMKTIADCQVAFSDRDYWANQALFLNGWNLGCPPDIFAADGQAWGFPVMDPEKIFNKDGSLGDGGKLLKARFSKMFEENPGGVRIDHIIGLIDPFVYKSGLLPRPEQGASRLYSSPEHAELSKYSLIRIKDLNQEVGPESEKRVLSVNDDQIKEYARILENIVIEAAKSKGISKEFIICEDLGTITAPVVAVMEKLKFSGIRMTQFVDPEVKDHPYRIKHTEPQHWAMIGSHDNQPLMSWVDELYNTNGVSLHAENLSSDLKESHVQEFKNEIMQNPQKFLTAKFAELFASPAENIQIFFADFFGSRERYNMPGTSGSENWSLRIPNNYECYFQEQVAKGEAMNILEVLILAIEAKGHKFAQKHNDVIENLRKCAEFYGK, from the coding sequence ATGAGCATTTTTACCTGCAAAGATCCATCCGCAAGAGAAAAAACAGAAATAAAAAAAGCTATTCAAAAAGCATTAAAAGTTTTGAATAAAAAAAATCTTTCAATGATTGTTCATGGTCCCAGCTTTCCTTCTTCTGAGGGGCAAGATTACGGCATTGGCTCTCCAAACACCAGAGGCGGACAAAGCTTTATGGCATTTCTTTCCGATCTCGGGTTTAACGGAATTCAGCTCGGTCCTGAAGGCAAAACAAAATCAATAGACGCTTCTCCTTATATTGGAACAATGTTTTCAAACAATCCCCTGTTTATTGATCTTTATCAACTTACACAAAAAGATTTTTCAGGTATTCTGTCTTTTGAAACTTTTGATAAAATTGTCAATAATAATCCATCACAACACAATAGGGTTGCTTACGGATATATTTATAAAAACAGTGACTCCGCGCTGAGAGAAGCTTTTAATAATTTCAAAAAGAAATTATCGGAAGGGGACTCAAGCGTTAAAAAATTAAACAATAAATTACAGGAATTTGTCAAAAAAAATCAGTACTGGCTGGAAAAAGATGCTTTGTATGAAGCAATTTCCATAAAACATGGCAATGATTACTGGCCAATGTGGACAGATGAGCTTGATAAAAATCTTTTTAACGCTGAAGGCAAATTTTCCGGATCAGATGTTCAAAATAGAATAGCTGAACTAAAAAATAACCAGAAAGACGAAATTGAATACTATGAATTTGTTCAATTCATTTCTGACTTCCAAAAACAAACAACGAAAAGTTTTGTTTTAAACAATAAAATGAAAACGATTGCAGACTGTCAGGTGGCTTTTTCAGACAGAGATTACTGGGCAAATCAGGCATTATTTTTGAATGGTTGGAATTTGGGCTGTCCTCCCGACATCTTTGCCGCAGACGGACAGGCATGGGGATTTCCTGTAATGGATCCCGAAAAAATCTTTAACAAAGACGGCAGTCTTGGCGATGGAGGAAAACTTCTTAAAGCAAGGTTCTCTAAAATGTTTGAAGAAAACCCGGGTGGCGTAAGAATCGACCATATTATCGGACTTATAGACCCTTTTGTTTACAAATCAGGTTTGCTCCCAAGACCCGAACAGGGCGCTTCAAGGCTTTATTCTTCTCCTGAACACGCTGAGCTTAGCAAATATTCTTTGATAAGAATTAAAGACTTAAATCAAGAAGTCGGTCCTGAAAGCGAAAAAAGGGTTTTATCGGTTAATGACGACCAAATCAAAGAATATGCAAGAATTCTTGAAAATATTGTAATTGAAGCAGCTAAGTCAAAAGGCATAAGCAAAGAATTTATTATTTGCGAAGATCTTGGAACTATTACTGCCCCTGTTGTAGCTGTAATGGAAAAGCTTAAATTCAGCGGAATAAGAATGACTCAGTTTGTTGATCCGGAAGTTAAAGACCATCCTTACAGGATAAAACATACTGAACCACAACACTGGGCAATGATTGGAAGTCATGACAACCAGCCTTTAATGAGCTGGGTTGACGAACTATACAATACTAATGGAGTATCTTTGCATGCAGAAAACCTTTCCTCTGATTTAAAAGAGTCACATGTACAAGAGTTCAAGAATGAGATTATGCAAAATCCTCAAAAATTTCTTACCGCAAAGTTTGCGGAATTATTTGCAAGTCCTGCTGAAAATATTCAGATATTCTTTGCAGATTTTTTCGGAAGCCGCGAAAGATATAACATGCCTGGAACTTCAGGAAGTGAAAACTGGTCATTAAGAATCCCTAACAATTATGAATGTTATTTTCAGGAACAAGTTGCAAAAGGCGAAGCAATGAACATTCTTGAAGTGCTTATTCTTGCTATTGAAGCAAAAGGTCATAAATTTGCCCAAAAACATAATGATGTTATAGAAAATTTAAGAAAATGCGCCGAATTTTACGGTAAATAA
- a CDS encoding zinc-binding dehydrogenase → MNFMKAAVFKEQNKPLYIQEIPMPEPYEGEILIKVVACGVCHTDLHYIDHGVPTFKKTPLVLGHEASGIVEIGSNGFKKGDRVLIPAVLTCGKCKYCLEGRENVCKNMLMPGNHVDGAFAQYIKVPEKDIILMPDEIPLEEGCIIADAISTPYHAVVNRAKVRPSERVIVFGCGGVGINVVQIAALQGAEVIACDIDDKKLEIAQELGAKYAFNPDKISVREFLKQNGGLVDVAFEVIGKPETIEAAYKALGLTGRLCVIGYTNQNISINPAKIMFYEQEILGSVGCRPTDYYKIIDLVKEGKIKLDKLIANKYELEDINKALDELRDSKVLRNIILPNGKGQDTATII, encoded by the coding sequence ATGAATTTTATGAAAGCCGCAGTCTTTAAAGAACAAAATAAACCTCTGTATATTCAAGAAATTCCTATGCCTGAGCCTTATGAAGGTGAAATTCTCATAAAAGTCGTGGCTTGCGGGGTTTGTCATACGGATTTGCATTATATTGACCATGGAGTGCCGACTTTTAAGAAAACACCTCTGGTTTTGGGGCATGAGGCCTCAGGAATTGTTGAAATCGGCTCAAATGGTTTTAAAAAGGGCGATAGGGTTTTGATTCCTGCCGTACTTACTTGCGGAAAATGCAAATATTGTCTGGAAGGCAGAGAAAACGTATGCAAAAACATGCTTATGCCAGGTAATCATGTAGATGGAGCGTTTGCACAGTATATAAAAGTTCCCGAGAAAGATATTATTTTAATGCCCGATGAAATTCCTCTTGAAGAAGGCTGTATAATTGCAGATGCTATTTCTACTCCTTATCATGCTGTTGTAAACAGAGCAAAAGTTAGACCTTCAGAAAGAGTTATTGTCTTCGGGTGCGGAGGAGTCGGGATTAATGTCGTGCAGATTGCTGCTTTGCAAGGCGCAGAAGTTATAGCATGCGATATTGATGACAAAAAACTTGAGATTGCGCAGGAACTGGGTGCAAAGTATGCTTTTAATCCCGATAAAATTTCTGTCAGGGAATTCCTTAAACAAAACGGCGGATTGGTTGACGTTGCTTTTGAAGTTATAGGCAAGCCTGAAACAATTGAAGCTGCTTATAAAGCTCTGGGTTTGACAGGCAGGCTGTGTGTTATAGGTTATACAAATCAAAATATTTCCATAAATCCCGCTAAAATTATGTTTTACGAGCAGGAAATTCTTGGTTCTGTTGGATGTCGACCGACAGATTATTACAAAATTATTGACCTTGTAAAAGAGGGCAAAATAAAACTTGATAAACTTATTGCAAACAAGTATGAACTGGAAGACATAAATAAAGCCCTCGATGAACTGAGGGATTCAAAGGTTTTGAGGAATATAATTCTGCCCAACGGCAAAGGGCAGGATACAGCTACGATAATTTAA